In the Synechococcus sp. Nb3U1 genome, one interval contains:
- the glnA gene encoding type I glutamate--ammonia ligase, protein MASTPQEVLQMIQDNNVQMVDLKFVDIFGTWQHVSFHTSMIGEETFSEGLAFDGSSIRGWKAINESDMFMVPDPKTAWIDPFLEVPTLSLTCSIVEPRTGQLYSRCPRSLATRAVAYLQSTGIADTAYFGPEAEFFIFEDVRFDQTQNSGYYFVDSIEGRWNSGREEMGGNLAYKPRYKEGYFPVPPTDSHQDIRTEMLLTMAKLGVPIEKHHHEVATGGQGELGYRFADLISAADYMLIYKYVIRNVARKHGKTVTFMPKPLFNDNGTGMHTHQSLWKDGQPLFYGEGTYANLSETALYYIGGLLKHAPAILAFTNPTTNSYKRLVPGFEAPVNLAYSQGNRSASIRIPVTGTSPKAKRLEFRCPDATCNPYIAFSAMLMAGLDGIKNKIHPGEPLDKDIYDLEPEELAKIPSTPGSLLDALENLQKDHAFLLEGGVFTEDLIETYIEYKIDNEINPINLRPHPYEFALYYDA, encoded by the coding sequence ATGGCATCCACGCCCCAAGAAGTGCTTCAGATGATCCAGGACAACAACGTCCAGATGGTGGATCTCAAGTTTGTGGATATCTTCGGCACCTGGCAGCACGTCTCCTTTCACACCTCGATGATTGGAGAAGAAACCTTCAGCGAGGGGTTAGCCTTCGATGGATCCAGTATCCGGGGCTGGAAAGCAATCAACGAGTCCGACATGTTCATGGTGCCGGATCCCAAGACCGCCTGGATCGATCCCTTCCTGGAAGTTCCCACCCTTAGCCTCACCTGTAGCATTGTTGAGCCCCGCACGGGGCAGCTTTACTCCCGTTGCCCCCGCAGTTTGGCTACCCGCGCCGTGGCCTATTTGCAATCCACTGGTATTGCCGATACCGCCTACTTCGGCCCAGAAGCGGAATTTTTCATCTTTGAAGATGTCCGCTTTGACCAAACCCAAAATTCTGGCTACTACTTTGTCGATTCCATCGAAGGCCGTTGGAACTCTGGCCGCGAAGAAATGGGCGGCAACCTGGCCTACAAACCCCGCTACAAAGAGGGCTATTTCCCCGTTCCTCCCACCGACTCGCACCAAGACATCCGCACCGAGATGTTGCTAACCATGGCCAAATTAGGGGTGCCGATCGAGAAGCATCACCATGAGGTGGCCACCGGCGGACAAGGGGAGCTGGGCTACCGCTTCGCCGATCTGATCTCGGCTGCCGACTACATGCTGATTTATAAGTATGTGATTCGCAATGTGGCCCGCAAGCACGGCAAAACCGTCACCTTCATGCCCAAGCCTCTGTTCAACGACAACGGCACCGGCATGCACACCCACCAGTCCCTCTGGAAAGATGGCCAGCCCCTCTTCTATGGGGAGGGCACCTATGCCAACCTGAGCGAAACCGCCCTCTATTACATTGGTGGCCTCCTCAAGCATGCCCCCGCCATCCTGGCCTTCACCAACCCGACCACCAACTCCTACAAGCGCCTGGTACCCGGGTTTGAGGCTCCGGTAAACTTGGCTTACTCCCAAGGCAACCGCTCCGCTTCCATTCGCATTCCGGTGACCGGCACCAGCCCAAAAGCCAAGCGTCTGGAATTCCGCTGTCCCGATGCCACCTGCAACCCTTACATTGCCTTCTCCGCCATGTTGATGGCCGGTTTGGATGGGATCAAGAACAAGATCCACCCCGGCGAGCCCCTCGACAAAGATATCTACGATCTGGAGCCGGAAGAGCTGGCCAAGATTCCCTCCACCCCCGGATCCCTGTTGGATGCTTTGGAAAACCTGCAAAAGGATCATGCCTTTTTGCTGGAAGGGGGTGTCTTTACCGAAGACCTGATCGAGACCTACATCGAGTACAAGATCGACAACGAGATCAACCCGATCAACCTGCGGCCTCATCCCTATGAGTTCGCCCTCTATTACGATGCGTGA
- a CDS encoding GNAT family N-acetyltransferase yields the protein MLLLETEMGSLVLQVGFEQLGLAEIGCWTLAQNCASQRVMEKLGFVFQRPITHAGLPHLYYQLSVADFARTRS from the coding sequence ATGCTGCTTCTGGAAACTGAAATGGGATCCCTAGTGTTGCAGGTGGGGTTTGAACAGTTGGGGTTAGCAGAGATCGGCTGCTGGACTTTAGCCCAGAACTGCGCCTCCCAACGGGTGATGGAAAAGTTGGGGTTTGTCTTTCAGCGCCCCATCACCCATGCCGGGTTGCCCCATCTGTATTACCAACTTTCTGTGGCGGATTTTGCCCGCACCCGCAGCTAA
- a CDS encoding alpha-1,4-glucan--maltose-1-phosphate maltosyltransferase: MYLTVEGSMLLSNAYATMWPAEGRQRAIIESVAPEIDGGRYAIKRTVGEYVVVEADIFGDGHDQLSAVLCFREAGSEIWQELFMEPVGNDRWRGQFQLNQLGQAYYTIRAWVDHFKTWQQDLHKRVEAGQDVSVELLIGAELIERAAQLHSGDIQDKLRNYAQSLRQGGAAPDPAHRDPAIETALSDNLGDLMQVYGERPFTSTYPERRIWVDPVKAQFSAWYELFPRSCGPDEHTHGTFRDVIARLPLIAEMGFDILYLPPIHPIGLAFRKGKNNSMTPEPGDTGSPWAIGGPEGGHKAIHPQLGSLSDFHELVAQAKTFNIDIALDIAFQCSPDHPYVKEHPEWFKKRPDGTIQYAENPPKKYQDIYPINFETENWQTLWEELKSVIQYWIDQGVTIFRVDNPHTKAFGFWEWCIGEIKAKHPEAIFLAEAFTRPKLMKSLAKLGFTQSYTYFTWRNDKWGLTEYFTELTQTPMREYYRPNPWPNTPDILHEFLQTGGRPAFMLRFILAATLGSNYGIYGPAFELCEGRPVRQGSEEYLDSEKYQIRHWDLDAPDNLRPLITTVNHIRRQNLALQSDWSLVFHPTNNDALICYSKRTFDGSNRILVAVNLDPFHIQSGWVNLNLAALDLEHWQTFKLTDLLDGRHYSWQGSSNYIKLDPWTMPAHIFLLENS; this comes from the coding sequence ATGTACTTGACAGTAGAGGGATCCATGTTGCTCAGCAACGCTTACGCGACCATGTGGCCAGCGGAAGGGCGGCAACGCGCCATCATCGAGTCGGTTGCACCGGAAATAGACGGCGGACGCTATGCCATTAAACGCACCGTCGGCGAATACGTGGTGGTGGAAGCGGATATTTTCGGGGATGGCCACGACCAACTGTCGGCGGTACTTTGTTTTCGGGAGGCGGGCTCAGAGATCTGGCAAGAGCTGTTTATGGAACCGGTCGGCAACGATCGCTGGCGGGGGCAATTTCAACTGAACCAACTGGGGCAGGCCTACTATACGATTCGGGCCTGGGTGGATCACTTCAAAACTTGGCAGCAGGATCTGCACAAGCGGGTTGAGGCCGGACAGGATGTCTCGGTGGAGCTGCTGATCGGGGCGGAGTTGATCGAGAGGGCCGCCCAACTGCACAGCGGCGATATCCAGGACAAGCTGCGCAACTATGCCCAAAGCCTCCGCCAAGGGGGAGCAGCCCCGGATCCGGCCCACAGGGATCCCGCCATCGAAACGGCCCTATCCGACAACTTGGGAGATCTGATGCAGGTGTACGGTGAGCGCCCTTTTACCAGTACCTATCCGGAACGGCGGATCTGGGTGGATCCGGTGAAAGCCCAATTTAGCGCCTGGTATGAGCTGTTTCCCCGCTCCTGCGGCCCCGACGAACACACCCACGGCACCTTCCGAGATGTGATCGCCCGCCTGCCCCTGATCGCGGAGATGGGCTTCGATATTCTCTATCTGCCGCCAATCCACCCGATTGGGTTGGCCTTCCGCAAGGGCAAAAACAACTCCATGACTCCAGAACCGGGCGATACGGGATCCCCCTGGGCGATTGGCGGGCCGGAAGGGGGACACAAAGCCATTCACCCCCAACTGGGATCCCTGTCAGACTTTCATGAGTTGGTGGCCCAAGCCAAAACCTTCAACATCGATATTGCCCTGGATATTGCCTTTCAATGCTCTCCGGATCACCCCTATGTCAAAGAGCATCCCGAGTGGTTCAAAAAGCGCCCCGATGGCACCATTCAGTATGCGGAGAATCCGCCCAAAAAGTATCAGGATATCTATCCCATTAACTTTGAAACCGAAAATTGGCAGACCCTCTGGGAAGAGTTGAAAAGTGTGATCCAATACTGGATCGACCAGGGGGTGACCATCTTTCGGGTGGATAATCCTCATACCAAGGCTTTTGGCTTCTGGGAATGGTGCATTGGTGAGATCAAAGCCAAACACCCCGAGGCAATCTTTTTAGCAGAGGCTTTTACCCGTCCAAAATTGATGAAATCTTTGGCCAAGTTAGGCTTTACCCAGTCTTATACTTACTTCACTTGGCGCAACGACAAGTGGGGCCTGACGGAGTATTTCACCGAACTGACCCAAACTCCGATGCGGGAGTATTACCGTCCCAATCCCTGGCCCAATACCCCCGATATTCTGCACGAGTTTCTGCAAACGGGGGGTCGCCCGGCCTTTATGTTGCGCTTTATTTTGGCCGCCACACTGGGATCCAACTACGGTATTTACGGCCCGGCTTTTGAGCTGTGTGAAGGGCGTCCGGTTCGCCAAGGCAGCGAAGAATACCTGGATTCCGAGAAATACCAAATCCGTCACTGGGATCTGGATGCGCCGGATAACTTGCGGCCCTTAATCACCACAGTTAACCACATTCGCCGGCAAAATCTAGCTCTACAAAGTGACTGGAGCCTGGTGTTTCACCCCACCAACAATGATGCCCTCATTTGCTACTCCAAACGCACCTTTGATGGTTCCAATCGCATTTTGGTGGCCGTCAATTTGGATCCCTTTCACATTCAATCCGGTTGGGTCAACCTAAACCTGGCGGCTTTGGACTTGGAGCATTGGCAAACCTTTAAGCTGACGGATCTGTTGGATGGTCGCCACTACTCGTGGCAGGGATCCAGCAACTACATCAAATTGGATCCCTGGACGATGCCCGCCCACATTTTTCTCTTGGAGAATTCTTAG
- a CDS encoding TldD/PmbA family protein: MASALVSPENLLDLCEQGVQKALAAGADQAEVFANSGRETEVTFEKNDLNLARTSSETLFGVRVFCGGRLGFATSNRPEELADIAAEAVALAKASPADPLNGLPDPQPLPSVPFPLDAGLLDLDAATLTQLGSELLERVRAQDSRINIDSGSISVEEDTLAIASSTGIRANYHSVEGGGSLFGMAIDGEEVGSFAYDGDSVQTRADLIPALERAFDRFVNKCIGALGATQGESFRGTILLPPDSVDELLGDLIAVLGADAVRKGKSPLAQKMGSLIASPLLTVVSEGLGLPGYRIEPFDREGIPRQITPLVNEGILCNFLYNSYESRAAGIPSNGHATGGAGSLPGVGPACLSVAAGKTPLSELYAVERGIIVTRLSGSSNPITGDFSGVVKGGFLVKGGEKRPILETTIAGNLYDCLRNISAISQEVTIFNGSTAFPALRIEDVSVTAG; encoded by the coding sequence ATGGCCAGTGCTCTCGTCTCCCCCGAAAACCTGCTGGATCTCTGTGAGCAGGGTGTACAAAAGGCCTTGGCTGCTGGGGCCGACCAAGCGGAAGTGTTTGCCAACTCAGGCCGGGAAACAGAAGTCACCTTCGAGAAAAATGACCTGAACCTAGCCCGTACCAGCAGCGAAACCCTATTCGGTGTGCGGGTTTTTTGCGGAGGTAGGCTGGGCTTTGCCACCTCCAATCGCCCGGAGGAATTGGCGGATATCGCCGCAGAAGCGGTGGCTCTGGCCAAAGCCTCCCCGGCGGATCCCCTGAATGGGTTGCCGGATCCCCAGCCTCTGCCATCGGTTCCTTTTCCGCTTGATGCCGGTTTGCTGGATCTGGATGCTGCCACCCTTACTCAACTGGGATCCGAACTCCTAGAGCGAGTCCGCGCCCAAGATAGCCGCATCAACATCGACAGTGGCTCTATCAGCGTTGAAGAAGATACTCTGGCCATTGCCTCCTCCACCGGGATCCGCGCCAACTACCACAGCGTCGAAGGGGGGGGATCCCTGTTTGGTATGGCCATTGATGGGGAGGAGGTGGGAAGCTTTGCCTACGATGGCGACAGCGTGCAGACACGGGCGGATCTGATCCCGGCTCTGGAGCGGGCCTTCGATCGGTTTGTCAACAAGTGTATCGGGGCGCTGGGGGCCACTCAGGGGGAGAGTTTTCGCGGCACCATTTTGCTCCCGCCCGATTCGGTGGATGAGCTGCTGGGGGATTTGATCGCAGTGTTGGGGGCAGATGCGGTGCGCAAAGGCAAAAGCCCCCTGGCCCAAAAAATGGGATCCCTGATCGCCAGCCCGTTGCTGACAGTGGTCTCGGAGGGCTTGGGGCTACCCGGTTACCGGATCGAGCCGTTTGACCGGGAAGGTATCCCGCGCCAAATTACCCCCCTGGTGAATGAGGGCATCCTCTGTAACTTCCTCTACAACAGCTACGAATCTCGCGCCGCTGGGATCCCCTCCAATGGTCATGCCACGGGAGGGGCAGGGAGCTTACCAGGGGTAGGGCCGGCCTGTTTGAGTGTGGCTGCGGGCAAAACCCCCTTATCTGAGCTGTATGCTGTGGAGCGGGGCATCATCGTCACGCGCCTCTCCGGCAGCAGCAACCCGATCACCGGCGATTTTTCTGGGGTGGTGAAAGGGGGGTTTTTGGTGAAAGGCGGGGAAAAACGTCCGATTTTGGAAACCACGATCGCCGGCAACCTCTATGACTGTTTGCGGAATATCTCGGCAATTTCACAAGAAGTGACCATTTTTAATGGCAGCACTGCTTTTCCGGCTTTGCGCATAGAAGATGTTTCGGTGACTGCGGGCTAA
- a CDS encoding M14 family metallopeptidase yields MSVAPFDFSHFFTHAEILDFLQQMVAAYPDLMQWEVIGRSYEGRDIVLATLTQQNTGSALEKPAYWLDANTHAGEVTGSAVALYDIYYLLTHYGQDERATRLLDGYTIYVLPRIAVDGSEKYLTTPYRLRSGTRAYPQPDPQPGLYPEDVNGDGKILQMRKVDPCGAWKVSSLDPRILVRRDPEEFGGTYYHLMTEGLIREFDGYDLPMAPTLEGLDFNRNYPHEWAPENEQVGAGDFPYSEPETRAIGEFLRTHRNINGFVTYHTSSAVHIRAYATHPDEHYPPEDLDIHKLIGEKATEITGYPTISGYHHFRYHPKKVSHGNFNSYAYDAFGWYGFTTELWDLPTEAGVEKKDFIQWFRWHPEADDLKMLKWNDQVLGGRGFIDWQPFEHPQLGLVEIGGWDYKAVWQNVPPELLPELCDKHCRFAIAHALMSPRLALARSEVHPLGKTADASQSLFRVVVQCENQGFLPTYTSQKALERKAVRPIQVSLELPEGSRLVMGSQQQEIGHLEGRSNKAYGEIMSASTGIDYRRKVEWVIQAPEGSCLEIVARAERAGTVRTQLVLGD; encoded by the coding sequence ATGTCTGTTGCCCCTTTTGACTTCAGCCATTTTTTCACCCATGCTGAGATCCTTGACTTTCTTCAGCAAATGGTGGCAGCCTATCCCGATTTGATGCAATGGGAGGTGATCGGGCGGAGCTACGAGGGGCGGGATATCGTTTTGGCTACCCTGACCCAACAGAATACGGGATCAGCCCTGGAAAAACCCGCCTATTGGCTCGATGCCAACACTCATGCCGGAGAAGTGACGGGATCCGCGGTTGCCCTTTACGACATCTACTATCTACTCACCCACTACGGTCAAGATGAACGGGCAACCCGCCTCTTGGATGGCTATACCATCTATGTGCTGCCTCGTATCGCCGTCGATGGCTCGGAAAAATATCTAACTACCCCCTATCGGTTGCGTTCGGGCACCCGTGCCTATCCACAGCCGGATCCGCAACCCGGTCTTTACCCGGAGGATGTGAATGGGGATGGCAAGATTTTGCAAATGCGCAAAGTGGATCCCTGCGGGGCCTGGAAGGTTTCGTCGTTGGATCCCAGGATTTTGGTACGGCGGGATCCGGAGGAATTCGGCGGCACCTACTACCATTTGATGACCGAAGGGCTGATTCGGGAGTTTGATGGCTACGATCTACCGATGGCTCCGACCCTTGAAGGGTTGGATTTCAACCGCAATTACCCGCACGAATGGGCCCCGGAAAATGAGCAGGTGGGAGCGGGGGACTTTCCCTATTCCGAGCCGGAAACCCGGGCCATCGGGGAATTTCTACGTACCCACCGCAATATCAACGGCTTTGTTACCTATCACACTTCTTCTGCCGTTCACATTCGCGCCTACGCCACCCATCCAGATGAGCATTACCCGCCCGAAGATCTGGATATTCACAAGCTGATTGGCGAAAAAGCCACCGAGATCACCGGCTACCCCACCATTTCCGGTTACCATCACTTCCGCTATCATCCGAAAAAAGTTAGCCACGGTAACTTCAATAGCTATGCCTACGATGCCTTTGGTTGGTATGGCTTCACCACAGAACTGTGGGATCTGCCCACCGAAGCGGGGGTGGAGAAGAAAGATTTCATCCAGTGGTTTCGCTGGCACCCGGAAGCAGATGATTTGAAGATGTTGAAGTGGAATGATCAGGTTTTGGGGGGACGAGGCTTCATCGATTGGCAGCCGTTTGAACACCCACAGTTGGGCTTGGTGGAAATTGGCGGTTGGGATTACAAAGCGGTTTGGCAAAATGTGCCCCCAGAATTGTTGCCGGAGCTATGTGATAAGCACTGTCGTTTTGCCATTGCCCATGCGCTCATGTCGCCGCGGTTAGCACTAGCTCGCAGCGAAGTTCACCCCCTCGGAAAAACTGCCGACGCATCCCAGTCTTTATTTCGGGTGGTGGTGCAATGCGAAAATCAAGGATTCTTGCCCACCTATACCAGCCAAAAAGCGCTGGAACGCAAAGCCGTTCGCCCGATTCAAGTCAGTCTTGAGTTGCCCGAGGGATCCAGATTAGTGATGGGATCCCAGCAACAGGAGATCGGGCATCTGGAGGGCCGCTCCAACAAAGCCTACGGGGAGATTATGTCTGCTAGTACGGGCATTGACTATCGCCGCAAGGTGGAATGGGTGATCCAAGCGCCTGAGGGCAGTTGCCTAGAAATTGTTGCCCGAGCGGAGCGAGCTGGAACGGTGCGTACTCAGTTGGTGTTGGGGGACTGA
- a CDS encoding flavin monoamine oxidase family protein, which yields MTMPSWVVGKTIKRRKLLKLSQMVLAGSLLSLGSNLGTRNSHATQKPTVLIIGAGLAGLAAAKSLTQAGYGVQVLEARDRLGGRTWTSQTWADAPVDMGASWIHGMDGNPLTTLAQSISADLVTTDYENAWVYGPAGNALDEAEESELEDWIEQVENALRRGQSRDPDQSVHATVLAALNGSALSSQEQQWLNFVLTSTIEHQYAGSAEELSTHWYDDAEAYDGNDALFVQGYRTIVEHLAAGLTIRLGEEAKAIRWAGSEVVVSTPQTSYQADKLIVTLPLGVLKAHSVTFEPELPESKRRAIQGLGMGVLNKCYLRFPKVFWPESVDWIEQVSPQRGAWTSWVSLVPSLGLPILLGFNAAAYGRALESQTDREIVDSALQSLTRLFGEDVMDPVGYQITRWLADPFARGSYSFNAVGSTPQMREHLAENLSGKVFFAGEATERHAFGTAHGAYLSGLRAAQEIMGSS from the coding sequence ATGACAATGCCCTCTTGGGTTGTGGGGAAGACGATCAAGCGTCGTAAGCTTCTTAAGCTCAGTCAGATGGTGCTGGCGGGATCCCTTTTGAGCCTGGGATCCAACCTGGGCACTCGGAACAGTCATGCCACCCAAAAGCCGACGGTTTTGATCATTGGAGCTGGGCTAGCTGGGTTAGCTGCCGCGAAAAGCCTGACCCAAGCGGGATACGGCGTACAGGTGCTAGAAGCGAGGGATCGTCTCGGTGGCCGCACTTGGACCAGTCAAACCTGGGCAGATGCTCCGGTGGATATGGGTGCGTCCTGGATTCATGGCATGGACGGCAATCCCTTGACAACCCTGGCGCAGTCTATCTCGGCAGACTTGGTGACCACCGATTATGAAAATGCTTGGGTCTATGGCCCAGCGGGCAATGCATTGGATGAAGCGGAAGAATCCGAGCTTGAAGATTGGATCGAGCAAGTGGAGAATGCGCTGCGTCGAGGTCAAAGTCGGGATCCCGATCAGTCCGTCCATGCGACGGTGCTAGCCGCCCTCAATGGCTCAGCCCTATCTTCCCAAGAGCAACAGTGGTTAAACTTCGTCCTCACCAGTACGATTGAACACCAATATGCAGGTAGCGCCGAGGAGCTTTCCACCCATTGGTATGACGATGCCGAAGCTTACGATGGGAATGATGCCCTGTTTGTGCAGGGATATCGAACGATTGTGGAGCACTTAGCGGCAGGCTTGACCATCCGGTTGGGGGAGGAGGCTAAAGCCATTCGTTGGGCTGGCTCCGAGGTGGTGGTAAGTACCCCTCAAACCAGCTACCAAGCCGACAAGTTGATTGTGACTTTGCCCCTAGGTGTGCTTAAGGCCCATTCAGTAACCTTTGAACCTGAATTACCCGAATCTAAGCGGAGAGCCATTCAAGGATTGGGGATGGGGGTGTTGAACAAATGTTACCTGCGGTTTCCAAAGGTGTTTTGGCCTGAAAGCGTGGATTGGATAGAACAAGTGTCGCCACAACGGGGAGCCTGGACAAGTTGGGTCAGTTTGGTGCCATCTTTGGGGTTGCCGATCCTGCTGGGGTTTAATGCTGCCGCTTATGGTCGCGCCCTGGAATCTCAAACCGATAGAGAGATTGTAGATAGCGCCCTACAAAGCTTGACTCGCCTTTTCGGGGAGGATGTCATGGATCCTGTGGGATATCAAATTACCCGTTGGCTTGCGGATCCTTTTGCTCGCGGCTCTTATTCATTTAATGCTGTGGGTAGCACACCCCAAATGCGGGAGCACTTAGCCGAAAATCTCAGTGGAAAGGTCTTTTTTGCTGGAGAGGCAACAGAACGTCACGCCTTTGGTACGGCTCACGGGGCTTACCTGTCCGGACTCCGGGCTGCTCAGGAGATTATGGGGTCTAGTTGA
- a CDS encoding DUF4342 domain-containing protein, producing the protein MNPNETPDPNISSEDKETFPAPIEYDVEEFKISGDDLLAKIRELIEEANVRRILIKNAEGHTLIEIPLGVGVAAGVLGATLFPVLAAVGAIGALVAKLTIVVERTIRDEDP; encoded by the coding sequence ATGAACCCAAACGAAACTCCGGATCCCAACATCTCCAGCGAGGATAAAGAGACTTTCCCAGCCCCAATCGAGTACGACGTGGAGGAGTTTAAGATCAGCGGAGATGATTTGCTAGCCAAAATTCGAGAGCTAATCGAAGAAGCCAACGTTCGCCGCATTCTCATCAAAAATGCCGAAGGGCACACCCTGATCGAAATTCCCCTAGGGGTTGGTGTGGCGGCGGGTGTTTTGGGGGCAACTTTGTTCCCTGTTTTGGCGGCTGTCGGGGCGATCGGGGCTCTGGTTGCCAAATTAACAATTGTGGTGGAGCGCACCATTCGAGATGAGGATCCCTAG
- the cobS gene encoding adenosylcobinamide-GDP ribazoletransferase: MRRFWAALTFYTTLPLGRSENLEFTGIAAWLPAVGLVIGGILCLIGIPLRVFPDPVRAALLLAVWVLLTGGLHLDGVADTADGLAINIHQETLPSEAEPGVQGSRRRLEVMQDSHTGAYGVMALILLLLLKFAALTHLRVGPWLLLVPAWGRWGQLLAVALYPYLRQQGSGRFLKESTPFPAALWPGTALLLGLTAGLAWAGILNGQLVWLWTMGAATGAVGVGYWINRQLGGHTGDTYGATLEWSEAIALLWGSLFWSGS; the protein is encoded by the coding sequence TTGCGGCGCTTCTGGGCAGCCCTAACTTTTTACACCACCTTGCCCTTGGGAAGGTCGGAAAACTTGGAGTTCACGGGCATTGCCGCCTGGTTACCAGCGGTGGGCTTGGTCATTGGCGGGATCCTCTGCCTGATCGGGATCCCGTTGCGGGTCTTTCCGGATCCGGTACGGGCGGCTTTGCTGTTGGCGGTATGGGTACTGCTGACAGGCGGGCTGCATTTGGATGGGGTGGCAGATACTGCCGATGGCCTTGCGATCAATATCCATCAAGAAACTCTCCCAAGCGAGGCAGAACCCGGAGTACAAGGATCCCGTCGTCGCTTAGAGGTGATGCAGGATAGCCACACGGGGGCCTACGGGGTGATGGCCCTGATTCTGCTCCTACTGCTGAAATTTGCTGCCCTCACCCATTTGCGAGTTGGGCCATGGTTGCTGTTGGTACCTGCTTGGGGCCGTTGGGGTCAGTTGCTAGCCGTTGCCCTCTACCCTTATCTACGCCAACAGGGATCCGGGCGCTTCTTAAAAGAGTCCACCCCTTTTCCCGCTGCTCTCTGGCCGGGTACAGCCCTGCTGCTAGGTTTGACGGCTGGATTGGCTTGGGCGGGGATCCTGAACGGGCAACTTGTATGGCTCTGGACGATGGGGGCCGCTACCGGGGCCGTTGGAGTTGGGTACTGGATCAACCGTCAGTTAGGGGGACACACGGGCGATACCTACGGAGCCACCTTGGAATGGTCGGAAGCGATAGCATTGCTGTGGGGATCCCTCTTCTGGTCTGGGTCATGA
- a CDS encoding molybdenum cofactor biosynthesis protein MoaE: MTALPMTALQTSFQITLAPLSIEQVHEKAAHPGNGAVVVMSGTVRDTTDGRPVDHLEYQAYEPMALKVFADIAQHIQSRWPESNSVVIHHRVGKLHIGEISVLVAVGMPHRAEAFAACQLAIDTLKHKAPIWKKEHWRDGSSGWVSIGACDVEH; this comes from the coding sequence ATGACTGCCTTGCCAATGACTGCTCTGCAAACCTCCTTTCAGATTACGCTGGCTCCACTGTCTATCGAGCAAGTGCACGAAAAAGCAGCTCATCCTGGCAATGGTGCTGTGGTGGTCATGAGTGGGACGGTGCGGGACACCACCGACGGTCGCCCTGTGGATCACCTGGAGTATCAAGCCTATGAGCCGATGGCCCTTAAGGTTTTTGCCGATATTGCCCAACACATTCAGTCCCGCTGGCCGGAAAGTAACAGTGTGGTCATTCATCATCGGGTGGGCAAGCTGCACATTGGCGAGATCAGTGTGTTGGTGGCAGTGGGAATGCCCCATCGAGCCGAAGCCTTCGCCGCCTGTCAATTGGCTATCGATACCCTCAAGCATAAGGCCCCAATTTGGAAAAAAGAGCATTGGCGGGATGGATCGAGCGGATGGGTGAGCATTGGCGCTTGTGATGTTGAGCACTAG